In Serinicoccus marinus DSM 15273, the genomic stretch AGCCTAGGGAGGGAGGCGCAGCGAAGGTCACGCCGATATAGTGTTGATGCCGCCATGTCAGTGATTCGACCAGTATATCGGCGGCTGTACGCCTCTCAAAGTCCCAGATCGTGAGCAGTCTGCTGCGGTCCTGTGGTCCACCTATCCCTAGCATTATCTAGGCGAACTCTTCAATATTCGGTGTACTGTATTCATGATACCTGCGCATGCGACGGGAGTATTGTTTGACCGGCGAGTGATCGATTCCACTAGGGCTTGGGCTCCAAGCCGCCCGCGGCAGCTGCGTACCCGTGACATATATGTAAACGTGACTTTTTGTCTTTGGGGGTGGGGGCCATAGGTTCAGGCCGCCGCTGATGAGAAGCATGCGCAGGCGGTAGTCGTTGAAGGTGGTCACGCCTAGGGCGATCCGTCGGTGGAGTTCGATCAGACCGTTGATGGCCTCTGTGCCGCCGTTGTTGGCGCCGGTGTCGAAGTAAGCCGGCTCTTCGTATTTGAGCGGGGCGCCCGGTAGGTGATCGGGCTCGTGGCCCCGACATGCTGTTGGTCTCTCACCACCGACAGCGACGAGGCCACGAGCATGGACGACGGTACGGCAGTACTTCTGGGTCTGGAGGACGCGTTCACCGTCCTGCTGATCGGGCGGATCAACCCGGGGCGGGTGAAGGCGCTCATCGAGGTCAGGGCGAACGAGGGTGCCTGCCCGGGGTGCGGGGTCCTGACGAGGAGGGTCAAGGACCGTCCGATCATCGCGGTGAAGGACCTGACCTGACTTCGGCCACATCGTGAGGCTTGGGGGGCGGGTGGGTCACTGACCTGCTGGTTCGGCCTCCGGTGGAGCGGAAGTTGTGCACTAACCGGGTCACTAGAGTGGCTGGGTGGCTCACGTCCGGACGGTGAAGACTGCCTCGGGCCTGAGTTGTGACGTTTTGGTTACACTGTGTCGCCCCGGGTCTGGTGGAGGCTCTGAATCCTGGGAAGGATGATGAGCACCATGGCAGCACCGAGGAAGTACAGCGTCGAGTTGCAGCAGCGGGCGACGAGGATGGCGATAGAGGCCCGGAAGGACCCTGAGAGTGCGCGTGGGGCGATCAAGCGTGTCGCCGACCAGCTGGGGGTGCACCCCGAGGCGTTGCGTAACTGGGTCAGGCAGGCTGTGGTTCCCCCCAGATCGTGGAGGCTTGCGGCTACGCGGCGTCCGGGATGGGCGTCGCGGTGGTCTGCTCGTAGTTGACCGGTGACATCATGCCAGCGGCGCTGTGCCGGCGTTGGTGGTTGTAGAAGTCGTAAGCCCAGTCGATGACCACGGCGCGGGCCTGAGTACGGGTGTCGAACTCGTGCCGGCACAGCACCTCCCACTCCAGGGAGGAGAACAGCGCCTCGGCAGCTGCATTGTCGAAGCACGAGCCGACCCGACCCATCGACTGGCGGATCCCTAGCTGGGCGCACAACCGGCTGAACGAGCCCGCCGTGTAGGTCGAGCCCCTGTCGCTGTGGAAGATGACCCGCTCGGACTCGTCCTCGCGCCAGATCGCCTCCTTGCCGCCGCGGGCGGTCACGGCCATCCGGATCGCCGCGCACGCCAGCTCGGCGTCCGGGTGGTTGCTGGTCGCCGCGCCGAGCAGGCGGCGGGAGTACAGGTCGATGACGGTGGCCAGGTACAACTTGCCCTCAGCCGTGGGGATCTCGGTGATGTCACCGACCCACTTGCGGTTCGGGGCCGGCGCGGTGAAGTCCCGGCGCACCAGGTCGGGGAACTTCGGCGCGCTCTTGTCCTGCCTGGTCAGACCGCTGCGCCGCTTGATGACACGGGCCACCAAGCCCTGACGGCGCATCGAGTCAGCGACCGTCTTCTCACTGATCTGCCATCCCGCCTCGCGCAGGTCCTCGTGCAGGCGAGGTGAGCCGTGCAGCCCCTTGGCCTTCTTGAACGCGACCCGCACCGCGCGGTCGACGCTGTCGCGGCGCCGGTCGGTGTCGGTGAACAACCCGCTCGCAGCGCCCGGTCCCTCGGCCCGCTTGAGCCACTTGTAGAACCACGCCAGCGAGACCCCGAGCAAAACGCAGACCAGCGTGTGTGGCACGGCATAGTTGGTCCTCTGGTCGGCGATGAAGCGTGCCACGCTCACTTCGTCGCCTCCTTCACCCACCGGCCACGGATCGCTTGAGGACATCACGCTCCATCCGCAGCTCGGCGACCTCGGCGCGAAGCCGCTTCAGCTCCTCGACGTCGTCCTTGGACAGCTCGCCGTGACCCTCGCGCGCAGCGCGAGCACGTTGGACCCAGTTGCCCAGCGTGCCCTCGTTCACGCCAAGATCGCGAGCGACCTGCGCGATCGGTTTGTTCGTCTCCTCGACGATCCGGACCGCTCCCTCACGGAACTCCCGGTCGTACTTCTTGCGCTTCTCTGGCATCTCGATCCTCATTGTGGATGCCTCTACGCTCCGGGGGGAACCTCAGACAGGCGCGAACGCCCGGGTGGTGCGCACGACCAAGGCCCGCCCCGTGGACCTGCTCGCGGCGGACACCGAGGCGATGCTGCCGTTGCCGCCGGCGTTGCTGCACCTGGGGTGGCGCAACCACGTGCGCCTGGGCCGGGACTACTACGTGCGCGTCGACACCAATGACTACTCCGTGCACCCGCGCGCGATCGGCGCCCGGGTCGACGTGGCCGCCGACCTCGACGTCGTCCGCGTCCGGCATGGTGGCCAGCTGGTGGCCGAGCACCCGCGCCGCTGGGCCCGGAGCATGACCGTCACCGACCCCGCCCACGTCACCGCCGCCGCGGCGTTGCGGCACGCCTACCAGCACCCCAGGACTCGTCCCGAGGCCGAGGAGTTGGTCCGGGACCTGGCCGACTACGACAAGGCGTTCGGGATCGACGCCGGCGAGCTGGAGTCGCGATGAGCCGCAAGCCGAACTCCGCCGGGACCGAGTCGCTCAAGCAGATCACCCACCTGGCCGCCGCGCTGAAAGCGCCCCGGATCACCGAGGCCGCCGCCCGCCTGGCCGACCACGCCCGGGACACCGGGTGGACCCACGAGGACTACCTGGCCGCAGTCCTGGAACGCGAGGTCGCCGCCCGCAACGCCTCCGGTGCCCGGCTACGGATCCGCGCGGCCGGGTTCGGCGCGGTCAAGACCCTGGACGACTTCGACTTCGACCACCAACCCGGCGCCCGCACCCCCGTCCAGGCGTTGGCGTCCGGGGCCTACCTGGCCGAGCACCGCAACGTCGTCCTCCTCGGCCCACCGGGCACCGGCAAGACCACTGTGAGACTCAACGTCAAGCGCTCAAGCCATGAGCGTCGCGGGCGGTCCGGGTGTTAGCCGCGGGCCGTCTGCCAGAGTCGGTGCCGGTGATCATGACTGACCCGAAAGACTCATTGGCCGACCCCTTCGTGGGTCGCGCCTTCGCCTTGGATTTGTCGTCGTGGTCGCCGGCACCGGCCTGGCCCACCGACCGCTGGCCTGATCAGAAGCCTGGCCGACAGATGTCGTGCCTCATCACAGTCCTGCCGCGCGGGGGGTCTTGCCCCATGGTGGTGGACACGGGGGTGGTGGTTACGCGGGGATGGCCAGGTAGCGGTGAGGGTGGTCTCGTAGGTGAAAGGGGCCTGGTAGTTGGAGGCGGAGTGGCGCCGGCGGGTGTTGTACCGGTTGGCCCACCAGAAGATGCGACGCCGGC encodes the following:
- a CDS encoding transposase, with amino-acid sequence MPEKRKKYDREFREGAVRIVEETNKPIAQVARDLGVNEGTLGNWVQRARAAREGHGELSKDDVEELKRLRAEVAELRMERDVLKRSVAGG
- a CDS encoding transposase: MAAPRKYSVELQQRATRMAIEARKDPESARGAIKRVADQLGVHPEALRNWVRQAVVPPRSWRLAATRRPGWASRWSARS
- a CDS encoding ATP-binding protein, yielding MSRKPNSAGTESLKQITHLAAALKAPRITEAAARLADHARDTGWTHEDYLAAVLEREVAARNASGARLRIRAAGFGAVKTLDDFDFDHQPGARTPVQALASGAYLAEHRNVVLLGPPGTGKTTVRLNVKRSSHERRGRSGC
- a CDS encoding Mu transposase domain-containing protein, translated to MRTTKARPVDLLAADTEAMLPLPPALLHLGWRNHVRLGRDYYVRVDTNDYSVHPRAIGARVDVAADLDVVRVRHGGQLVAEHPRRWARSMTVTDPAHVTAAAALRHAYQHPRTRPEAEELVRDLADYDKAFGIDAGELESR
- a CDS encoding IS3 family transposase, yielding MSVARFIADQRTNYAVPHTLVCVLLGVSLAWFYKWLKRAEGPGAASGLFTDTDRRRDSVDRAVRVAFKKAKGLHGSPRLHEDLREAGWQISEKTVADSMRRQGLVARVIKRRSGLTRQDKSAPKFPDLVRRDFTAPAPNRKWVGDITEIPTAEGKLYLATVIDLYSRRLLGAATSNHPDAELACAAIRMAVTARGGKEAIWREDESERVIFHSDRGSTYTAGSFSRLCAQLGIRQSMGRVGSCFDNAAAEALFSSLEWEVLCRHEFDTRTQARAVVIDWAYDFYNHQRRHSAAGMMSPVNYEQTTATPIPDAA